The following are encoded together in the bacterium genome:
- a CDS encoding N-acetylmuramoyl-L-alanine amidase gives MSGPADKYQFDLSSRGRPTDVALSEVWYPGIQKYWEACTTKRSVDPILGVTTVVIHATAGASSEGAISVMKAGDASFHWLVPAEKEPQHGTLVWACAPEARAAWHVRNTASHPSVNGGAKRVNHWSLGIEVVNTQKNDPFSDWQIEVTAQIVRYCWSKYPNLAHVVSHAKLDPKRRSDPGSAFPWAAFKALVSKGSGSDGLPEVAAAATPASKVKATAAPDGFCPPDAE, from the coding sequence ATGAGTGGTCCGGCCGACAAGTATCAGTTCGATCTCTCCAGCCGCGGGCGTCCGACGGACGTCGCGCTGAGCGAGGTCTGGTATCCCGGCATCCAGAAGTACTGGGAGGCCTGCACCACCAAGCGCAGCGTCGACCCGATCCTCGGCGTTACGACGGTCGTCATCCACGCGACCGCGGGGGCCAGCTCCGAGGGCGCCATCTCGGTGATGAAGGCGGGTGACGCCTCGTTCCACTGGCTCGTTCCCGCCGAGAAGGAGCCGCAGCACGGGACCCTGGTCTGGGCGTGCGCCCCCGAGGCACGCGCAGCGTGGCACGTGCGCAATACCGCCAGCCATCCGAGCGTCAACGGCGGCGCCAAGCGGGTGAACCACTGGTCGTTGGGCATCGAGGTGGTCAACACGCAGAAGAACGACCCCTTCTCCGATTGGCAGATCGAGGTCACGGCGCAGATCGTTCGGTACTGCTGGAGCAAGTATCCGAACCTCGCCCACGTGGTCTCGCACGCGAAGCTCGACCCCAAGCGCCGTTCCGACCCCGGGTCGGCGTTCCCGTGGGCCGCCTTCAAGGCGCTGGTGTCGAAGGGATCAGGGAGTGACGGCCTTCCGGAGGTCGCCGCGGCGGCCACGCCGGCGAGCAAGGTGAAGGCGACGGCGGCCCCCGACGGGTTCTGCCCGCCGGACGCGGAGTAG